A DNA window from Buttiauxella agrestis contains the following coding sequences:
- the iaaA gene encoding beta-aspartyl-peptidase encodes MSKAVIAIHGGAGAITRAQLSPEKELLYIQALSEIVEAGQALLEAGGTALDAVTEAVRMLEECPLFNAGIGAVFTHDGTHELDACIMDGNSLEAGAVAGVSHIRNPILAARQVLEHSPHVLLIGKGAENFAEQHGLEPVSPDIFFTQQRWDQLQNARANQQTVLDHGGGEPIDPGTKFGTVGAVALDKHGNLAAATSTGGMTNKLPGRVGDSPIIGAGCYANNANVAVSCTGTGEVFMKTLAAYDIAALMEYGGLSLHQATERVVMEKLPALQGSGGVIAIDSEGNVALPFNSEGMYRGYGFVGDAPSVGIYQSQEG; translated from the coding sequence ATGAGCAAAGCAGTAATCGCGATCCACGGTGGCGCGGGAGCCATCACTCGTGCACAACTCAGCCCCGAAAAAGAGCTGCTGTATATTCAGGCGCTCTCGGAAATCGTTGAGGCAGGCCAGGCGTTGCTCGAGGCGGGCGGTACTGCGCTGGATGCCGTGACCGAAGCGGTTCGGATGCTCGAAGAATGCCCGTTGTTTAACGCCGGGATCGGAGCGGTATTTACCCATGACGGTACGCACGAACTGGATGCCTGCATCATGGACGGCAACAGCCTTGAAGCCGGTGCGGTGGCGGGTGTCAGTCATATTCGTAACCCCATTCTCGCTGCGCGTCAGGTTCTGGAGCACAGCCCGCATGTTTTGCTGATTGGCAAAGGCGCTGAAAACTTCGCTGAGCAGCATGGCCTTGAGCCCGTTTCGCCCGATATCTTTTTCACTCAACAGCGTTGGGATCAATTACAAAACGCCCGTGCAAACCAACAAACGGTGTTGGATCACGGCGGCGGCGAACCTATCGACCCTGGCACCAAATTTGGCACCGTCGGCGCGGTCGCACTTGATAAACACGGCAACCTGGCTGCGGCGACCTCCACCGGCGGCATGACCAACAAATTGCCGGGCCGTGTAGGTGATTCACCGATAATCGGCGCGGGTTGCTACGCCAATAACGCCAACGTTGCGGTGTCTTGCACCGGCACGGGTGAAGTGTTTATGAAAACGCTCGCGGCTTACGACATCGCAGCCCTGATGGAATATGGCGGGCTAAGTCTGCATCAGGCGACCGAGCGCGTCGTCATGGAAAAACTTCCGGCGCTGCAAGGTAGCGGGGGAGTGATTGCCATTGATAGCGAAGGCAATGTGGCATTGCCATTTAATAGCGAAGGGATGTACCGCGGCTACGGTTTTGTCGGTGATGCCCCGAGCGTTGGAATCTATCAAAGCCAGGAGGGCTGA
- a CDS encoding MFS transporter, translating to MSHGINPGVTAVKTKRTIRNLRWWVLVLFLLGVTVNYITRNSLGILAPELKTSLGITTEQYSWIVGAFQLAYTLFQPICGWLIDVIGLKLGFLVCAGIWAIICVMHAGAGSWLQLAILRFFMGGAEAAATPANAKTIGEWFPKKERPIAAGWAGVGFSIGAMLAPPIIYFAHASFGWQGAFMFTGVLAMLWVILWWLFYHNPEQHPNLSKEELEFIKQDNEPAAVKMPFLTALKTVGKNKRFYGIAIPAFMAEPAWAVLSFWVPLYLASERGMDLKQIAMFAWLPFLAADLGSIASGYLTKIYTRWFGCSRTNSIVASSVTGAFLMISLALVALTKDPYVTIALISVGGFGHQIISCMLSALVVDSFDKGQMATVNGMRGSAAWIASFLFSLLIGVTADKIGYNPLFIAMGFFDLIGAVFLVSFIAERRTKRA from the coding sequence ATGAGTCATGGCATAAATCCCGGTGTTACCGCCGTTAAGACAAAACGCACCATTCGCAATCTGCGTTGGTGGGTGCTGGTCCTGTTTTTATTAGGCGTTACCGTTAACTACATTACCCGTAACTCGCTGGGTATTTTGGCACCTGAGCTAAAAACCAGCCTGGGCATTACCACTGAACAATATTCGTGGATTGTGGGTGCATTCCAGCTTGCCTACACCCTGTTCCAGCCAATCTGCGGCTGGTTGATTGATGTTATCGGCCTCAAACTCGGCTTCTTAGTGTGCGCAGGGATTTGGGCGATAATCTGCGTCATGCACGCAGGGGCCGGAAGCTGGTTACAACTGGCTATTTTGCGCTTCTTTATGGGTGGCGCGGAAGCTGCCGCAACACCGGCTAACGCCAAAACGATTGGCGAATGGTTCCCGAAAAAAGAACGCCCGATTGCCGCAGGTTGGGCAGGCGTTGGCTTCTCAATTGGGGCTATGCTCGCGCCGCCCATCATCTATTTTGCTCATGCTTCTTTCGGCTGGCAGGGCGCGTTTATGTTTACCGGCGTGCTGGCGATGTTATGGGTCATTTTGTGGTGGCTGTTCTATCACAACCCGGAGCAGCACCCGAATCTGAGCAAAGAAGAACTGGAATTCATCAAGCAGGATAACGAACCTGCTGCGGTGAAAATGCCGTTCCTGACCGCACTGAAAACCGTCGGCAAAAACAAACGCTTTTACGGTATCGCCATCCCGGCATTTATGGCTGAACCGGCCTGGGCGGTGCTGAGTTTCTGGGTGCCGTTATACCTGGCAAGCGAACGTGGCATGGACCTGAAACAAATCGCCATGTTCGCCTGGCTGCCGTTCCTCGCCGCCGATCTGGGCAGTATCGCCAGCGGTTATTTGACCAAAATCTACACCCGCTGGTTTGGCTGTTCACGCACCAACTCTATCGTCGCAAGTTCTGTGACCGGTGCGTTCCTGATGATTTCGCTGGCGCTGGTTGCCCTCACCAAAGATCCGTACGTCACCATCGCGTTAATTTCCGTCGGTGGCTTCGGGCACCAGATTATCTCCTGCATGTTGAGCGCGCTGGTCGTTGACTCCTTTGATAAAGGCCAGATGGCAACGGTAAACGGCATGCGTGGTTCTGCCGCCTGGATTGCCAGTTTCCTGTTCTCACTGCTGATTGGCGTTACCGCCGACAAGATTGGCTACAACCCTCTATTTATCGCCATGGGCTTCTTTGACCTGATTGGCGCTGTATTCCTGGTTTCTTTTATTGCTGAACGCCGCACCAAGCGTGCATGA
- the moeB gene encoding molybdopterin-synthase adenylyltransferase MoeB, translating into MGAELSDQEMLRYNRQIILRGFDFDGQEALKAARVLVVGLGGLGCASAPYLAAAGVGQLTLLDFDTVALSNLQRQTLHRDATIGQPKVDSARDVLTAINPHIQIEAVNALLDETQLLELIAEHDLVMDCTDNVAIRNQLNQCCFTLKKPLVSGAAIRMEGQISVFTYQDGEPCYRCLSRLFGDNALTCVEAGVMAPLVGVIGSLQAMEAIKLLAHYGTPAAGKIVMYDAMTCQFREMKLPRNPQCEVCGSHSS; encoded by the coding sequence ATGGGCGCTGAACTGAGCGATCAGGAGATGCTGCGCTACAACCGCCAGATTATTCTGCGCGGTTTCGATTTTGACGGCCAGGAAGCGTTGAAAGCCGCGCGGGTATTGGTTGTTGGGCTTGGCGGCCTCGGCTGTGCCAGCGCGCCGTATCTAGCAGCGGCAGGCGTCGGCCAGCTGACATTGCTGGATTTTGACACCGTGGCGCTGTCCAATTTGCAGCGCCAGACGCTGCATCGCGATGCCACGATCGGGCAGCCCAAAGTCGATTCTGCCCGCGATGTGCTGACAGCAATTAACCCGCATATTCAGATTGAAGCGGTCAACGCGCTGTTAGACGAAACGCAGTTGCTGGAATTGATTGCGGAGCATGACCTGGTGATGGATTGCACTGACAACGTAGCCATTCGTAATCAGCTAAATCAGTGCTGTTTTACGCTTAAAAAGCCCTTAGTTTCGGGCGCGGCAATTCGAATGGAAGGGCAAATCAGCGTCTTTACTTATCAGGATGGCGAGCCGTGCTACCGCTGCCTGAGCCGTTTGTTTGGCGACAACGCACTGACTTGTGTTGAAGCAGGTGTTATGGCTCCGCTGGTCGGCGTCATCGGCTCATTGCAGGCGATGGAAGCCATCAAACTGCTGGCGCATTACGGCACACCCGCGGCGGGGAAAATCGTGATGTATGATGCGATGACCTGCCAGTTCCGCGAAATGAAATTGCCGCGCAATCCGCAATGCGAAGTGTGTGGTTCTCACTCATCATAA
- the moeA gene encoding molybdopterin molybdotransferase MoeA, which translates to MEFTAGLIPLETAMEQMLSRIVPVTESESIPLLKACGRITSHPVTSPIDVPGFDNSAMDGYAVRLQDLASGTALPVAGKAFAGQPFDGEWPAGTCIRIMTGAPVPQGTDAVVMQEEATVTESGVRFNEEVKNGQNVRLRGEDIRQGGSVLPAGKKLTAAELPLIASLGIPEVAVLHKVRAAVFSTGDELQLPGTPLGDGQIYDTNRLAVHIMLEQLGCEVIDLGIIRDDPEALRAAFIEADSQADVVISSGGVSVGEADYTKQLLEELGEVGFWKLAIKPGKPFAFGRLTNSWFCGLPGNPVSAALTFYQLVQPLLARLSGEQGNALPPRQRARTVGRLKKSPGRLDFQRGIMRRGEDGQLEVLSTGHQGSHIFSSFSQANCFIVLERERGHVEAGDWVEVEPFNHLFGG; encoded by the coding sequence ATGGAATTTACCGCCGGGCTTATCCCCCTTGAAACCGCAATGGAACAGATGCTCTCGCGTATTGTTCCTGTCACCGAATCTGAGTCCATCCCTTTGCTGAAGGCTTGTGGACGCATTACTTCGCACCCTGTCACGTCTCCTATTGATGTACCTGGCTTTGATAACTCAGCCATGGATGGGTACGCGGTACGCCTGCAAGATTTGGCGTCAGGAACGGCCCTGCCCGTGGCGGGAAAAGCGTTTGCCGGGCAGCCGTTCGACGGCGAATGGCCTGCAGGAACATGCATTCGCATTATGACTGGCGCGCCTGTTCCACAGGGGACGGATGCCGTCGTGATGCAAGAAGAAGCGACCGTAACCGAAAGCGGTGTGCGCTTTAATGAAGAAGTTAAAAACGGGCAAAACGTTCGCCTGCGTGGGGAAGATATTCGCCAGGGCGGCAGCGTGTTACCTGCGGGTAAAAAACTGACGGCGGCGGAATTACCGCTGATTGCCTCGTTAGGTATTCCAGAGGTCGCCGTGCTGCACAAAGTGCGTGCGGCGGTGTTCTCAACGGGCGATGAGTTGCAACTGCCAGGAACACCCCTTGGCGACGGTCAAATCTACGATACCAACCGCCTTGCGGTGCATATCATGCTCGAACAATTGGGCTGCGAAGTTATCGATTTAGGCATCATCCGTGATGATCCTGAAGCGCTGCGCGCCGCATTTATTGAAGCCGACAGCCAGGCCGATGTGGTCATCAGCAGCGGCGGCGTTTCTGTGGGTGAAGCGGATTACACCAAACAATTGCTCGAAGAGTTGGGTGAAGTCGGTTTCTGGAAACTGGCGATTAAGCCGGGCAAACCTTTTGCTTTCGGTCGTCTGACAAATAGCTGGTTCTGCGGCCTGCCGGGCAACCCGGTTTCCGCGGCACTGACGTTTTATCAGCTGGTTCAGCCTCTGCTTGCCAGACTCAGCGGCGAGCAAGGTAATGCTTTGCCGCCACGCCAGCGCGCTCGCACTGTTGGACGCCTGAAAAAGTCTCCGGGCCGCCTCGATTTCCAGCGCGGCATCATGCGCAGGGGCGAAGACGGGCAATTAGAGGTGTTGAGCACCGGCCACCAGGGTTCGCATATTTTTAGCTCATTTAGCCAGGCCAACTGTTTTATCGTGCTGGAACGTGAGCGCGGGCATGTTGAAGCCGGTGATTGGGTTGAGGTAGAGCCGTTCAATCATCTGTTTGGAGGCTAA
- a CDS encoding LacI family DNA-binding transcriptional regulator yields the protein MSKKLKITEIAAETGLSISTVSRVLAGKSNTSEQARQRVLNCAGQKGVLAGMAAGRMLLNSLVVFAPQRAFDERSDVFYYRVTQGLSQALSPHEVRLRYCALEENDSDANLFLSKMNEVETEAAILLGIDDPHIHDLAVDLGKPCVLINCRDRKMRLPGVAPDHQLIGDFAASYLFEQGHKSVVTLLCLRRYTMELRLAGIRDAWDANNLHFDDSRHLITAQSFSAKESEKLISEFLEKTPRHQLPTAFLVGGDFMAAGAVSALQNAGLRVPHDISVMSIDGFNLAAIHDVPLTSVHVPRDQLGEEAVHILQQRLIRPDAPVGNLLLNGTLAVRDSVRRIRPNKSHTAVSSVGLYDE from the coding sequence ATGAGTAAAAAGCTAAAAATCACCGAAATCGCCGCTGAAACCGGACTTTCAATTAGCACCGTTTCGCGTGTGCTGGCGGGCAAGTCCAACACCAGCGAACAGGCTCGGCAACGGGTTTTGAACTGTGCCGGCCAAAAAGGTGTGCTTGCGGGGATGGCGGCGGGGCGCATGCTACTTAATAGTTTGGTCGTTTTCGCGCCACAGCGTGCTTTTGATGAGCGGTCTGACGTCTTTTATTATCGTGTCACGCAAGGGTTAAGTCAGGCGCTCTCCCCACATGAAGTGCGGCTGCGTTACTGTGCGCTGGAAGAAAACGACAGTGATGCCAACCTGTTTCTGAGCAAAATGAACGAGGTGGAAACAGAAGCGGCGATCTTGCTCGGTATTGACGATCCGCATATTCACGATCTGGCGGTCGATCTCGGCAAGCCTTGCGTGTTGATCAACTGTCGCGATCGCAAAATGCGTCTACCCGGCGTTGCGCCGGATCACCAGCTGATTGGCGATTTTGCGGCAAGTTACTTGTTCGAGCAGGGGCACAAATCGGTGGTCACATTACTTTGCCTGCGCCGCTACACCATGGAGTTGCGTCTGGCGGGGATTCGCGATGCATGGGATGCCAACAATCTGCATTTTGACGACTCACGCCATCTGATTACCGCCCAGAGTTTTAGCGCCAAAGAGAGTGAAAAACTGATTAGCGAATTCCTGGAAAAAACACCGCGGCATCAGCTACCGACGGCATTTTTAGTTGGCGGTGATTTTATGGCGGCAGGGGCGGTCAGTGCGCTGCAAAATGCCGGATTACGCGTGCCGCATGATATTTCGGTCATGAGCATCGACGGTTTTAATCTGGCAGCCATTCACGATGTGCCGCTGACTTCGGTACACGTTCCGCGTGACCAGTTAGGCGAAGAAGCGGTGCATATTCTCCAGCAACGCTTGATTCGCCCGGATGCGCCAGTGGGGAATTTACTGCTTAACGGAACGTTGGCGGTGCGGGATTCGGTGCGCCGTATTCGTCCGAACAAGAGTCATACGGCGGTCAGTAGCGTGGGGCTTTATGATGAGTGA